In the Sulfobacillus thermosulfidooxidans DSM 9293 genome, TTACGCGTAATCAGGCCCATGTTGATGCCTTAAACCAATTTGGGGCGAGAATCACAGGGGCTATCCAATGGACCGTACCTGTCCGCGCACTAACACCCGAACACATGTTGGGAACCTACGATTTGGTTTTGTTATTGACGAAACAATTGCAGAATCGTGAGGTGTTAACACATCTTTTAGGATATCTGGGACCGCACAGCATCGTGTGCTCCTTGCAAAATGGTATCCCCGAGGCTGAGGTAGCAGCTATTGTTGGCCCCCAACGCGTTATCGGCGGGAGTATTGAATTTGGTGCCACAGGCACTAAGCCCGGTGTATCGTGTTTAACCACCTCCTTAGAGCATCTTCGCCAGTATGCCTTTCAAATTGGTGAATTAAATGGTCAAATGACCGATAGGATTTACGTCGTTGCGTCAATTCTTGCTCACGTCGGAGGGACCCATATTTCTCAAAACCTGGTCGGCACTAAATGGTCCAAATTATGGCTGAATGCGACATTTGGCGGGTTATCTGCCGCTCTTGGTGCCACCTTTGGAGAGGTTATTGATGATGAGGTGGTGATTCGAAGTGCTGTCTTTCTCTCCCATGAAACTCTGAAAGTAGGGCATGCCTGTGGCGTGCAATTTGCACCACTATTTGGCTTCGACGTTGGATCGTGTGAAATTCACCAGATGAATGACGTCATCACATACAGGGACATGTTTCGGCGTGTGATAAGTCCAGGCCGGGCCGTCAAATCGAGCATATTACAAGATTTAGAAAAGAATCGGCCCACGGAAATTGCTTATATCAATGGTGTTGTCACGCGTCTTGGACAGGAACAAGGGATTCCAACGCCCTTCAATAACCTGGTGGTGAAACTGGTAAGGCAGGCTGAAAAAACCCACAGCCTGCCAAGTTTCGATTATCTTCCCTACTTTGATGACTTACTGGCTGATGCATCCTTCTAGTTAACCTCGTCAACGCTTTAACCCAAGATTATTCCCCAAATCTTGGCGGCGACTTAGACGTCTAAATGGGCCTCAATGAACCATAAATCCTTATCCAGTTGGCGCGATACTTCGGTGAATAAATCGGCCGTGTCGGCATCACCCCACTCGGCGGCCTTTTCGATATCATGACGAATTTCATTAGCGACCTGTCCAAGGCGTTCTTGAAGCAAACGAATGATCTGCGTGTCCTGCCGGATCGTCATAGGCCATGCGGGCAATGTACTCTTTTCGCTCACATCTTGTACCGTCATGCCAGCCGATCCGCCTAACGTTGCGGCCCGTTCGGCCATCATGTCTTGCGCGTTTAAAAGGTGGCTAGCGATGGAATCAAAAAGTTCATGGTAAGCGATAAAATGAGGACCCCGAACATTCCAGTGAGCGAGTTTGGTTTGCACAAAGAGATCGGTGAATAGTCCTACCCGCTGATTTAATAACGTGCTCACGTTGTCCCGAACCGTTGGTGATAAGTTAATGGTGGTGCTGTATAACTGTACCATATCTCATTCCCCCTTGGTAAACATGATATCAGATAGGATTAAGTATTACAAGATAATTATTTAATATTTTTAAGACGCGTCGTGTTAGGATATTAAGCCCCCTAAATACTAAAGGGCCTGCCCCTACGGTTATCGTCTTTCGTGTGAGTAGTTATTGGGGGAGCGAATGAGGACGTGAAGCACGCTTGCCCTGGGTAATTAAGGTGACCAGCTCGAACCGGTTCTTGACGGCGGTTTTGCGATAGATATTGCGTAAATGGGTTTTGAGTGTGTTGGGGGAAATATATAACTGCTCGGCAATTTGGGGATGGCTGAGTCCCGATAACAAGTAGTGACAAATGCGGAGTTCTTGGGGAGTCAGATGGACAGATAGCGATTCAGCCCACATTTCCAGGTCCTGTTCTGACAGTGAGGGCGGCATCTGAACCGTTGTCGTGTCAACTAATGTCTTGGGAGTTGGGGATTCTTGAGAAGGTTCAGGCACCAATTTTCGTGTCGAGCTTTTTCCAAAAACAAAATGAATGGTGGTGGGAATGATCATAAACAGGGCAATTCCGGAAATTTCTTCGATCGGAAATTGTCCAGAGGAATTGAGCCACCAAACCCCAATTTCTCGGCCCATCACAGCCAACAACACCGATACGCTCAAAATTAGGGGAATATATTGGCCATGCGTGCGCCGAAGCCGGATGAGTTCGGCTGTCCACCAAAAGATGATAAATTCCTTGGCCAGGCGAAAGAACGGGAAACTTAACCAAATCGCCGATTTGGCTTCAAGGAGCATAATAGCAACCCCAATGAGGGTGATGCTGAAATATAGTAAGAGGGCATCGAGAGGTTCTGATACCAGCGGCAAAATGAGTAAGGTTACCAGAATAATGAGGGCACTGAGTCCGTAGACATGAGCCTGGCTTGTCCAGATAGAATGGTTCAAAATCTCGGAAAAAGCTTGAGAAATGATTAACACGACCCCAACAACCACAAAGGGAACAACGTGCATGGGCACCGGATTTTCTCGGGATGTGCTCGCCTCATCAACAGGTGCGACCATGGTGGGATGATAGAGGGCAGTTACCGCCACGGACAGGATGAATGGTAGCCACAGCATATGGGTCAGTTGCCAAAGGGCGGCTTCAGGCAGGCTCAATGCACGGCCAAATAGCGCGGCAAATGCCCATGTTGCAGCCAAGACTCCCATATGCCCATCAGCGCGAACGAGCAGCTGGTCAAACCATTGGCTAATGATGGGAACGGACAGAATTCCTAAAAGAAGCTGCCACCATAAATGTTGAGCTTGCCAAAAGCCACCCACAAGAAAGAGATTCCAGATGATCAAATAACCCCGAGATCCGAAAAACCGTGTAATAGGGGACAAAAGACGGTGACGGTAGAGGAATAAGAAGGCTGCGGTGATGGCGAAGGGAATTCCGGCGTATAAGGAAGGGGCCGAAATTTTGGTGAAAGCTGTGATAGTTCCGCTTAACCAGGCCGTCAATGCACAAGAATAGAACATAAAACGGCGGTGATTTTGCCACAATGGCTTCCAATACATCGCGAGAGATCCCAAAGAGGTTGTCACGATGTACCATCCTTTCTGACCCTACATTTTTACCTTTTCCTACGATTAAGTGCTAGGATTGTTCATTCATATTGCCATAATCAGGAATTGTTGGTTATCCGTCGTGTGCCCTATCTTGAGATATGCTTGCGCCCTTGGCTCGTAAGACCTATATCCAGATAGGTCGTACAGATGGAGCAAACCCTCTAGGGTTTCTGAGGGCATGGTGAGCCAGGAGTATAGATTCCTTAGAAATTCATATCGAGGCCTTAAAACGGCGTCTTGTGGAAAAGCCAAGACCGTTAACAATCAGGCACTTAACTGGTATTGAATGCGGATAACTAAGTCACGGCTACTTCCGACTGGGATAGCTATCCATTTTTGATGGTGGCGATCAATGCGTACCGTATTCGCATAATCCGTGCTATGGATACTGACCAGTTCATTAATGGCCGTGGGATTGATTAATTGCAGATGGGCCGTAAACGGGTAGGAGTTTTTACGCAAAGTCACCACAATGGTCCCATTACGGGTGGTCATGACGTGGACCATTTGAGGACTTTTCACGAATAAATTAATAGTTCCGGGTTCAAAGAAGGGATGCAAAGACGATCGCCAACTCGGTAACGTCCCCATTATCACGCTCATAATCAGAAGAGTACCGATGAGTACTTTTAACATTAAAGGACTTGTACTGGATGAACGGCGTCTTTTCGAGCGAAATTCGGTCAGAGGGAAATTTTTCATTTTATGTCATCGCCTCCTTATCATCAAATGATTGAGGTTTAACCTCTCACCCTAATTTCCAGCCTTTCTAAGATGACGGTATAGTGGCTGAATGACTTGGCATGGTGAGTACTGGGGGAGGTAATGAAGACGATGAAGACGATGAGCCTGGGGGATCAGACGGCGTAACCGATGAGGACCCTGGTGCCGAAGAGGCTCCCGATTTTGATGGGGTGGAAGACGAGGAGTGGGAACTTGTCGTTGTCGATGGCGAGTGTCCTGGGGTCTTTTTTGATGGACCCGGTGAGGGCGAATCATTAGACGATGATGAGGGCGGCGGTGTTGATGCCGATGACGTCGAGGAAGAAGACGATGGGGCCGATGTAGACGAAGACGACGAAGAAGAGGATTGGCTAGACGTCTTGGATGGTGGCGAAGGTAAGGGGACTGTCAAGATATCGGTCGTTTGCTCGCTAAATCCTCCTAAATAGACGGTGATTGCGGCCTGATATCGCCCCGGAATGAGATTTGCTGGCGCAGTGAGTGACAGGGTGTCGACCACGCCTGGTCCCAAGGTCAGAGGGATGTTCCAATGCATGGGCTGAAACGAGGGAGCAGGCGCCTTGGCCACGGCACCTTTAGGAGAATCTTTCGGAGACTTTCCGTGGGAATGGGTCTTCGGTTGGTGAAAAGCTGTGGATAACATAAGGGAGATATCCACAGTGCATGCGAGGACGCGACTGGTGTGATTGGCTAAGCTGCCATATACGATAAGGCCATGGGGCGAAATGGGCCCACTGTGGCCACTGAGCGGTAGGGCTGTGGGCATTGAGAGCGCCTGAAAATCAAAACTTGGTGTCGATGCTTGTGCCGTAAATGAGGCATAAGTGCTGATGAGGGGCAGTGCAACGCAGGTTGCCGCAGTCAGTAGGCCTAGAGTTCCGAGTGCCGTTCCCCATTTCATGACTTAATTTCCTTTCGCGCGGGACGAATGACCTTGGTTAAGACGACATAAATGGCGACGAATCCGGCGACCATTTCGGCAAGCCACAGCCAGCGGGTTTTAATGAAGACAATCACATAGCCCAAGAGAGGAATGGCAAAATGATACACGCCGACGATGTTCGATTCGGGGGTGAGGAAGGCATCGGGATATTTATTCGCTTCCCCTTTGGTTTTGATGAAAACCTTATGATTTTTGTGGACGATGCCCACAATTTGGTGAGTTAAGAGCACACCTTGCTGAACCGGATTGGCGAAGGTCACAATTTCTCCAGGTTTTAAAGGCATTTGGGAGGTAAACCGGGTATCGACGATCAAAGATCCGGTATTAAAGGCAGGAGCCATACTGCCTGAGCGCACAATATAAGTGATGGGGAATGATTTGACTCCCATGTCTCCCAGATCAAGAACAAGAAAGAAGGCAAATATCATCAAAAACACCCCAACAAGGGACCAGGTTCCTAACTTACGCCACCGCCTATGTCTATTCGATAATTTTTGTCGGGGTCCTAATTTCGATGGATCAAGAGCTTGCATATTCCTGCCTCCTTTAAATTTACAAGTATGCCGATTTGAGTGTTGACTCAATGATTTCTTGGAACTAAATGGTGTAGCAAACATCAATGGTGAGAAATCTTTATATCACAGCAAATGCAAAGGTTTATGCATGAGGCTATAAACCAGAAAAAGTAGGGCGAGGAGAATCCACGTGCTCCACACAATACCGGTTACTGGCGTAATGATGCCTTGATCGAAATGTCTCACTTCCCGGTACATCTCATAGCCCCAAATAATGGGTAAGATCCCGGTGATTATGAGCACTTCAGGTCGTTTGACGACAAGTTGGCGTGTGAGAATTAGCCACATGCCCCAATAACCCGCTACGAAACCGATTTTGAGGGCGGTGCGGGACCGGTGCCACCCAAGCCAGGATGAGAATGAAATACGTTTAGTGCATTTGGTTGGCATGGTCCCTTGCCCCTTTAGCCCTTGTTTCTTGATAAGCCACCCAGTACAATAGCCATAGAGAGGAAGAAATTCTCAGCCATCCTATTTACTCCCAAAAATAGGATGGTTTTTTATGCCTGAGGCGGCGGATTGTTGGTACCTGCTGGCGGATTGGGTTGTGAAGAACCTGGATTGATGAGCTGATCGCCCGGAGCTAGAGAGGTGTTGTCCGCCTGTTCTGCCGAAGCTGTGATAGTGAAAGCACCTTGGGCTCCTTGATAGCCGTTGCCCACTCCATAGGGAAGATGAACATTGACCATCACGGTGATGGACTTACCGGGTGCTAAGACGACGTAGTCGCTAGAGGTTAGGGGAGTTTCGGGTCCTGGCCCAGCAAGATTGTATGTGACGTCAGCAGGCGTTGAGCCACTAAATAATGCCCCGGACATCCCGCTAGAACTAATCGTAAACAGTTCCGTCAGACTTCCGTTATTTGTCACAGTCAAAGGAGCAGACCAGGTATCTCCAGGAGCCATGTTCGCGGGACTGTCAATGTTCATATTGATGCTATTTGGACCCATGGCGTGCTCACTTTCCATGTATTTTAAAGCGCCTTGACTGACGGTAATTTTTACTGTGCCTGCCGTAAAGCTTTGTGAGGTGCTCGTAGAGGTTGAGGTAAACTGTGCAAAACTGGAGGCGCCCATCGCAGCGAGCATGGCGGCGATTGCGGCACCTGCACCAATCAATTTGGTCTTGGCTGTCATCTTTACAACTCCTTCTTTCTTATGAGATCAGGATGGAAAGCTCCGGCTAGAGGAGCCCTTTGTGCGAGTAATCCCAAGGAATCAGGCAACAGGATTATGTTCGCATGCTTAAAGGTAGAGGAGAAATTGGGATAGGACTATCACCGCGAACGGTGAATTTTGTGGCAAACACCTCATTCACCCTTAGGGGTGAGATAGAAGGAGAGTACACGAATATCAGGGAATCACCAAACCAAGAGATTTGTTTGGACCCGGTTATCATACGCAGAATGAGAAAATACCCCAAACCAAAAACATCTCTAAGCCCCTTAAGATCTTTGGGGTTAGAGATGTGAATCATCATTTAGAGATCAGCAGGATTGTTCTTAATGATCTTTGTGGTGGGCCTCTTTTTTCGCAGCATCTTTATGGTCTTGATGATGGGAATCTTTTTCCACATTTAAATGGGCCTCAATTTTACTGGCCATAAAGGCCTTTGTTCCCGGTTTGACTTCCGCAGTAATCCGCAATTGATGTTTTTGTAAGGCGGTCATAATAGCACTGACCGATCCTTGCGCTTCTAATGAGATGCGCGTTGATCCTGTTAGATCGATGGTCACTAATTTGCCTGAAGATGTTTTGACAGTAATTTCTGATCCCGTAAAGCTACCCGATTCAAAAACTCCGTGAATCGTTTCCATATGCTTAGGATGATCTTTCTGATCGTGATGTTTTTGTGCAAAAGCGGCTCCGGATAAGGCGAGCACACTGACCATGGCTCCTGCTGTCATGACTCCCAGTGATTTTTTCACCAATAAACCCTCCTCACGTTCCCGTCACGTATTTTTAGGCCTTGGTAACAAGGGATTAAATTCGACACCTGGGTGGGGTTTCCTGTTTTTGTTGTTCAGATTTTGCGGGAAGAAGACCGTAGGGATATCAAGAATGGGAAATACGTCCGACAATGTATGCTCTCGAACGCCTATATGGAGTGATAACTTCTACTACTATCTGGATTTCTCAGGAATGTTATCCACAGAATTTCTTAGCACAAGAATTAATTGTCGGATAAAAGGATTTTTGGTCGAATGAGCGAATAACATTTTGTAGTACTGGATGTCGAAATTTGTGGAGGACATATCATGAGTGCTTGTGCCCGCGAAGCATTGAACCATGCCTTAACGACGCATAAGGTTCGTTCCGTTTTTCAGCCCATATGGAATGTGGATGGCCAGTGGTTAGGGTTTGAGGCCCTCACACGATTTTGGAATGGATGTCCTCCCGATCAAGTTTTTTCCGCCGTGACAGATGCAAAAGAGCTTGAGGCATTGGATGCCATTGCCATTACGCAAGCGATTGAGCGTGCCAGCCGCCTACCGGGTAAATTATTCGTTAACATCAGCGCGTTATCTACAGCTCAAATTCCTCTATGGAGCCGGTATACTGAAAATGAGCGGATTATCTGGGAAATCACCGAAACGCATCCTCTTACCGAAGACGGGATAAAGGCCATCTCGTGGCTCAAAGAGCATGGACATGTGTTAGCCCTTGATGATGCCGGCATACAGTTTTCGACCAAACAGCGCTTAGAAGCTCTACGACCGCAAATTGTTAAACTTAGTTTGTCTATTGTCCATGAATGGGCTAATGGCTTACCTGATAGCTTAAGACAGTGGGTCAAGTGGGCGAAACTGCATGGCGCCTTGATTATTGCTGAAGGGATTGAAGCCCGCGAATGGATACACAAACTCCAAGATGAGGGTGTCCATGCGGTGCAGGGCTTTGCGCTCGGGCGTCCGGAAGAGGCCGAAACGTGGGAACAACACGATTTCACGACGTTGACCTTGCCCCGTTTCTCCTGACATGCCGCCTGGCATGCTTATGGTGCCGGAGATGATGGCATAGAGTAGATGTGCCACCAAGGGCGACGTTCTTGCTTATGCCGTTTAGCAATATAAAGGGCTTCATCAGCGTGAGAAATGAGGCGTTCAGGCTCGGCATGACCTGCGTCGAGGGGATAGAGGGTTAATCCTAGGCTTCCTTTAAGGGGAAAGGGAGAGGGCAAAGGAGGGACTTGGACAGGGGAGAGCACAGTTAACTTAAAGCGATTGAGACGGTGACGGAGCTCCGCATAGGAATGGATGTCGCTCAACACGATGAGAAATTCATCCGAGAAATTCATCCCCACCCCAGCGCGCTACGAGATCGGTTGGACGCAGACTTTTTTGCAGGCGTTGTCCCAATATGCGCAAGACAGCGTCGCCTGCGGCATGTCCCCAGGTGTCGTTAATGGTTTTAAAATTGTCCAAATCGAGTAAGGCAATGCCGACCCATTTTGTGTCTGAAGCCGTGGCTAATAACGCTGGCAACTGATCATAAACCGCGGAGCGGTTGAATAATTGCGTGAGGGTATCGTGCTGCGCTAACCATTGATGATGTTGTTTTTCTTGTTGGATCTTGCGGGTATTATCCCATGCATCCAAACTTAGGGTGATAAGGCGGCCGATATGCACAATGAGGTCCACCACGGTTTCGTTGAACACATGCGGTTTTGAGGTGGTTAAGGACAATACCGCATAGCGCTCATTGCCGCGGTCAATCGGTACGGCGGCACCGGCGGCCCAGCCTTGGGCCTTTAAAAAGGCATGCCAGTCATCGGTTCCCGGCAACTGGTGATGGTGCTGATGAAGTTGGATGGTGCCCTGCTTCCACACCTTGGCTATTAACGGTCCATCATCATAAATACTGACAGGGTAATGCGATAATTGTTCAGTTCCCCAGCCGGCTGCGGCGACCAGTTGAAAGGTTCCTGAGGCATCAGGGCGGGCAATCCAAGCCGCCAAGAAAAGACCACTCGAAATCAGGTGATCACACACGGCTTGCAAGAGAGCCAGGTCGCTGCGCGGGCGAAATAGGGCCTGGACCGCGTTTAGCAAGGCATGATACAGGCGTTCAGCTGGTAACGTAGCTTCAGCAGGCACTGCGGTTTTAATTGTCGATGTCATGACCGTATGGATTTTATGGGCAATTTGTTGCCATAGGTCTTTTTGCGGTTGTTGCATAAAGTAGCGCGGGATCGGGCTAAAAAAAATACAAATCGTATAGGTATCTCTTGATCCTGTGGACTCGGTATGCAAGGGAAGAACAAAAGCAGATTGCCACCAGTGCGGAGAAACCGGCGTGTGGCGTGTATGGCACGCTCGGTTTTCTTTGTCACAAGCAATACCCCGGCCAATGATCCATTGTCCTTGACTACGCAAGTGTTGCAACCATTTTCGAAGATCGTCTGGTGATATCTCTTTGATACCCATAAGGTGTTGGGTAATGAGCTGATCGTCTGTTTCAGACCATGATCCGATCCAAATTCCAGTTACGGCTTGAGACTGGGTGAATAAGGCTAAGACTTCAGGTAATCCCATGGAAGCCTCATGCCGCTCCAATAAAGCGGTTACGTCCATGAGAATTTTCCATTCATGGTCCCGTCTTTTGGATAGTTCGGCATACTGAAATGATAAATCTTCCATGATAACCGGAAGAGATTGCAGAGCGTTCTCTTTGGTGTCCACTAAAGACTCTGGGGATTTAGCAAGCCACTGCGCTAAGTGCGATGAAGCCTGCGATAGACACCATAAGGGAAGTCCCATGCGCTCATAACGCAAGGCCAATTGTTTTGCCCGCATCATCCGGGTTTTCAGAGTAGAATTTTGCACAACAGCTTCTACATACCGCTCATGAATGTGCAACAGGTCGATTTTTTGGGCTTCACTTGCCCGGTTCCACAAGCTTTGGACTGCACGATGCTCTCGCAAATGGCCGTAGAAGTCTAAAACGAACTGCCGAATAGCGTCATCTGCGGACCCATGTGCCTTGTCCGTCATGCGTAGTGTTTTTGGTGATAGGACGCGATCAGTTTTCATAGCGCTTATTATACTGCTTGTGGGCTGTTTCCTAATACCATATCCACTGAGTTTGATTTATGGGCAAATTTCGGTTCCGGTGACGAAAGTCATCACAAGTTATGACCTTTGATTCTCGCTGAGTTTTTGCCTTTCCGTCATGATCGGATCAAATACTTCACTTTGGTGGGCAGCAAGGGAGGCTTATCTCGCTCATGAACGTGATTGAGATGACCGGTGTGGTGAAACAATACGGGTCTGTACTAGCCTTAGATCATGTCTCGATGTCTATTCCCCGCGGTCAAATTGTGGCGATTTTAGGGCCCAATGGCGCGGGGAAAACCACCTTGCTAGAAATTTTAGAGGGATTACAGCGAGCTGATGCGGGTGAGATTCATGTATTGGACACAGATATTCGAAAAAACACCCGCGATGTAAAGAACCGCATCGGGATCAGTTTACAGAATACGTCGTTTTTTGATCGGCTTTCCGTTGAGGAAACACTGCACTTGTTTGGAGCGTTTTTCTCCTATCACCGGTCTGTGGAGGGTTTGTTAAAACACGTCGGATTGTTTGAAAAGCGGCATCAACGGATTTCCCAACTTTCCGGTGGACAACAGCAGCGGGTTGCCTTGGCGTTAGCGTTGATTAATGATCCCGAACTGGTCTTTTTAGATGAGCCCACTACAGGTCTTGATCCGGCGGCACGCCGCGATATTTGGACACTAGTGGAATCTATGCGCCAAGAGGGGCGGACCGTGCTCTTAACCACCCATTACATGGAGGAAGCCGCTTATTTGGCCGATACGGTGGTGATTATGGATCATGGCAAGATTTTGGTACAAGGGACGGTTGATCAATTGTTGCGCGATTATGCGCCGGAACAAACCGTGGTGTTAGAAGGCGAGGGGCTCGATTATTTAATGCAAGCACCCTGGAACTTTCACCACGATCATGATCAACTTATCGCGCATGTTGTGAATGCGGCTGACCAGATGGGGACTTTACTTGACCTGATTCGAAGGCAGGGTGGCGTGATTCACCGCCTCAGTATTCGTGAAGCGACACTTGAGGATGTGTTTTTGCGGCTGACGGGGAGGCGACTTGCGGTATGAAAGCCTATGGAGCGTTAGTGTGGGCGAATACGATGATGTTACTTAGGGCCCGAGATGCATTGTTTTGGACGTTTGCATTTCCCATCGTGTTTATGGTGTTAATTGGCACAGCTTTTGGTCAAAATCCTAGTTTTTCTGCACATATCGGTATTGAAGGGCAGGGCATGGCCCGTGGGGCTTTGATTTCTGCTTTGCATCATGTGCCAGGAATGAAAGTAAGCCTAATGACCTCAGGTCTCGCGGCGTTAAAATCGGGACAAATCGCTTTATTGGTGGAGATTTCACGACGCCATCTCACCTTGGTGACTACCAATGATCCGACTTCGCAAACGGCGTTATCCGTTTTGCAAGGCGTGATTACGACGATGAATCTTAAGGCTCTACACGCTCCTATCATGTTTCACACGACGATTCGTCACATCCACGTCCACGGGACGTCCTATATCGACTTTTTAGCGCCGGGTATTTTAGGGATGACGTTAATGAATACCGGCCTGTTTTCCGGTACCAGCCTCATTACCTACCGAAGCCAAGGGATATTGCGGCGGATTCGCGGTACCCCCTTGCCTACCTCAACCTTTATTGCGGCGAGGATGACCACCCAGATGATCATGGCTCTGGCGCAAGCGTTTTTGATTCTGAGTGTGGCCGAAGGGTTATATCACTTTAAGCCAGCAGGCCATCTCTTGGCCATGATTCCCTTTCTAATTTTAGGTGAGTTGGCGTTTATGACGGTGGGTTTCTTGATTGCCGGGGTTGCCAATACCATGGAGCTGGCTACAGCATTGACGAATATCATTAGCTTGCCGATGATGTTCTTAGCGGGAGTCTTTTATCCGGTAAGCCAATTGCCGTCCTTTGTGCGGCCCCTGGCTAATGTGTTACCCCTAAGATTTTTAACGAGTGGCTTACGGGGGGTTGTGGTTCACGGGACGTCTTTGAGTCATTTAGGGAGTGATCTGATGGCACTGGCCTTAACAGGATTATTAGCAGGGGCTTTGGCGGTGAAGTTCTTCCGGTGGGAAACGCCACATGTTTAGAGGCAATTTGACCGTCTTGCGGATTATGCGCTTAGCCATCTTATTATTACCGTTGTCTGCGTCATTAATCATGGGTCAGCCCCATTTTTGGCCCTTTGGCGTTGTGGACCTGGTGTTTAGTGTGGCCATGGCGATGGCACCCTTTCTTAACATTTGGGATCACGAACCTTATACGAGCTGGTGGTTAATCATCGAAGTGATTATGGGTTCGTTCGTCTCCTATAATCTGCAAGGAGCTGGCGTATTTGCCCCGTTTGTCATCTCCAGTGATCTGGGCTTTAGTGTTTGGCCCAATAAGGTGTTGGGCATTGTGGATACGTATCTGGGCATTGCCGCTACCTATAGTGCTGTGGGTTCACCCAGCCGCGATGCTCTCATGATTGATACGGTCTTTGGTCTTGTGTTTATTTTGGCCATGTGGAGCAATAGCCAAAGCACGCGTCAGACGCGTGCTTTGCACAAAGCCTATACGGCCTTACAACGTGCCAGGGAGCAAGAAAAGGAACTCATTAAATTACAAGAACGCGAACGCATTGCGCAAAACTTGCACGATGTCTTGGGCCATTCTTTGACCCTTATCGTACTCAAAGCCGAATTAATCCGGGAACATTTGACTCCTCTTCCGCACGTGATGGGTGAAAGCAGAGGAATTTATCCCGAGGGTCTCGATGGCACCTGCGTGTAAATCGTGT is a window encoding:
- a CDS encoding histidine kinase, with the protein product MFRGNLTVLRIMRLAILLLPLSASLIMGQPHFWPFGVVDLVFSVAMAMAPFLNIWDHEPYTSWWLIIEVIMGSFVSYNLQGAGVFAPFVISSDLGFSVWPNKVLGIVDTYLGIAATYSAVGSPSRDALMIDTVFGLVFILAMWSNSQSTRQTRALHKAYTALQRAREQEKELIKLQERERIAQNLHDVLGHSLTLIVLKAELIREHLTPLPHVMGESRGIYPEGLDGTCV
- a CDS encoding ABC transporter permease, with product MKAYGALVWANTMMLLRARDALFWTFAFPIVFMVLIGTAFGQNPSFSAHIGIEGQGMARGALISALHHVPGMKVSLMTSGLAALKSGQIALLVEISRRHLTLVTTNDPTSQTALSVLQGVITTMNLKALHAPIMFHTTIRHIHVHGTSYIDFLAPGILGMTLMNTGLFSGTSLITYRSQGILRRIRGTPLPTSTFIAARMTTQMIMALAQAFLILSVAEGLYHFKPAGHLLAMIPFLILGELAFMTVGFLIAGVANTMELATALTNIISLPMMFLAGVFYPVSQLPSFVRPLANVLPLRFLTSGLRGVVVHGTSLSHLGSDLMALALTGLLAGALAVKFFRWETPHV